DNA from Intestinimonas massiliensis (ex Afouda et al. 2020):
TCCCGACGGGCCTCCAGCACCTCTCGGGCGGACAGGAGCCGCAGCTCCAGCCCCTGTCCCTCCTCTGCCGCCGTCCTCCGTGCTCCGGCCAGGAGGGTCATCCAATCCCGCTCCATGCTCACGCCTTCGTCTCGATTCGCTTGGCCGCCACAATGGTCACCTTTTCCACCACCATGTCGCCCAGGGTGCCGTTTTCCCCGATGGCGCTCCACTGGCAGCCGGAGTAGATAATCTTCCGGTCCGGCTTGCAGATAACCAGGGAGAAATCCTCCAGGTCGTGGAAGTTGATGCCGTCCCGCACGGCCTCGTCTGTGGCGTAGAGCCGCGTCAGCTCCACCAGATGGCTGCGTGGCCCGGGTATGGTGGCCACCGGCTGATCCTCGCCGAAGGCCTCCACCGTCCGGCTCGAGCGGCTGGTCTTTGCGGCGTAGCTCTGCACCACCGCCACCTTTTTGCCGTCTACCTCTAGATAGATGTCGCTGCTGGTGGGAAATCCCGTCACTGTCATTGCTTCCCCTCCGTATTAAACCGTCACATGGGCCGTCAGCCAGATCTGATTGAGTCCGTGGGTGACGGTAAAGCTGAACTCCACCAGACACACCGTGGGATTCTCCTCCAGCGCCGTCACCGTCACTCCGTCGTAGCCGGTGATGATCTCCCGGCCCAGCTTGTTCTCCAGCTCCAGAATGGTCTGGGCGCGGATCGCCCCTCTGGACTGCTCGGTGTTTTTGGCCCGCTGGAACTTGGCCCGCAGGCTGTTGCGCACTGCGGGGATCACGTCGTCCACGATGCGGATGGTGGACAGCTCCCGCCAGGTGCTGTCGGCGGCCTCGCCGTTCTTGGTTCTGGTGGTGACGCCCCGCACCACCGAGATCTCCCCCGCCGCGCTCTCCAGGGGGGTAACCCCGCCCCGCACCAGCAGGTCGATCTCGTTGTCGCTGTACTGGACCTTCAGTCCGCTCAGGCCCCGGAGTACCGCACCGCCCAGGGGCACCGCCGGGTCGTTCTCTCCGGCGATGGCCCCGGCCACGGCCGCCGCCGCCCGGCCCTTGCCGCTTGGGTCTGCGGGGGCCACCAGCACCATACGCTCGGCGTTGAGCCCCTCCGCCCGGGTCACCAGTTGGCTCACCGTCTCGGTCTCTCCTCCGGCCGCCACGCCGATGCGCTCCCGCCGGGCGGCGGAGGCGGCCTTTACGCTGTCCCGCAGGGCCTGCTGCACCGCCAGGGTGGTGGAGTCGCACACCACCACCGCTACGTCCTCCACCGCCTCCAGCGCGGCGAAGGCGGCGGCGTAACCGCTCTCATCCGCCGCGGGGACCGCGTCCACCGCCGCCGCCCCGTTGAGGAGCAGCAACCGGATCAGCTCGCAGATCTCCTCTCCGCTGCCGAAGGCGGAGACCGCATCCTCGTAGCGGGTGATCCGCACCGCCTCCCCGGCGGCGGCGCCGGTGCACAGCGCCGCCAGCCCGACCACCTTGCCGCCGCCGCTGCCGGACACCACCGCCGAGGCGTCGTAGGCAGAGTACACCCCCGGCCGTTCATGCGTCGTCATTGTCATGCTCGTTCCCCTCTCACCTCAAAATCCAGGAAGGTCCCGCCCTCATCGGCCACGGCGTAGAGCCACGCGCCGCACTGCGCCTCCGCAGGGCAGTGGAACAGCCCCGCCTCCCGGTCGAAGGCCGTCTCCCCCCGGGAGAGCGTGTGGAGC
Protein-coding regions in this window:
- a CDS encoding phage tail sheath subtilisin-like domain-containing protein; the encoded protein is MTMTTHERPGVYSAYDASAVVSGSGGGKVVGLAALCTGAAAGEAVRITRYEDAVSAFGSGEEICELIRLLLLNGAAAVDAVPAADESGYAAAFAALEAVEDVAVVVCDSTTLAVQQALRDSVKAASAARRERIGVAAGGETETVSQLVTRAEGLNAERMVLVAPADPSGKGRAAAAVAGAIAGENDPAVPLGGAVLRGLSGLKVQYSDNEIDLLVRGGVTPLESAAGEISVVRGVTTRTKNGEAADSTWRELSTIRIVDDVIPAVRNSLRAKFQRAKNTEQSRGAIRAQTILELENKLGREIITGYDGVTVTALEENPTVCLVEFSFTVTHGLNQIWLTAHVTV